The genomic window TGCGACTCGATGGCGAAACCAAGGATCGGCAGAGCTCCGAGCAAGGTGGCGAGCGGTGCGGATTCGATTTGGAAGCTGGCGAAGATCGCCAGAAGCAGGGCGAATGGAAACTCGATGGCTTCCGCCTGGTCGCTCGTCGCCTTTCGGCGGCTGCGCAGTATTTCGATGAATGCGATGAAGGGAGCGAGCTCAAGTATCTCGCGATAGGGAGGGATGAACTCGTAGCTGATGATCAGATTTCGAAAGAACAGAAGGGTGGCGATGACGACGAAGATGGTGATGGCTCTGCCAGCGCCCAGTCGCGCGCTGAGCGAGGCCGCGAGCGTCGAGGTGGAAACGATGATCGCCCATGGGATCCAGTGGTACTCGTAAAGCGAATACGGCCAGAGCGGGATGAGGAAGAAGAGGTAGAGGCCGACGATGAAACCCCAACGCGCGTAGGCGCTAGCGGTCGCTCGCGCTTTGGAGCGACTGTATGAAAGCGCTTTCAGAAACGAGAAGAGAATTGCCGTGGAGAAGGCGAGAACGGCATTGCTGCTGATGATGGCGAAGGAGATGGTGGCCGAGCTGAGTATCAGCCAGCTCGAAAGTTCCGCATTCGAAAGCGGGGTGGGTCGGTTTAGAATGCGCTTCATCTATCGGGCGTGGGCGAGGTCCTTGCTGAGGCGTTTTATGACGATGCCCAGAGTCGGATCGGGAAGCACCGAAAGAAAGCGCTGGCCTTCCTCGTCGGGAGGTTGGGGAGCGGTATCGGACAGCTGCGCGAGCGCCAGGGCGTCGTAGACCTTGATCGAGTCAGCGGGGTTCGAGAGCGGGAAGTAGCTGTCGTCGATCGCCAGGCCGATGAGGCGTCTTTGCTTGAGTAGGTCTGGCAGGATAGCGACCAGGCGGGAGAGAGCTCGCTCGAATGCGACATCGGTTCTCCAGACTGCGCGAGCGGTGGTGAAGCGAAGCTCGAAGCGCGGCTCTTTCTGGGCCTTGCTTTCGATCACCATCGGCTTGTCCGCTTTGGCGGTGAGCTTCCAGTTGATGAGCCGTCGCGGATCGCCTGTCTGGTAGTCGCGAATGAGGGCGCTGTCGGTGTCGTCGGGATGGCGGCTCTGTTGACCTGACTGCGGCTCCTTGCGAGTGGGTTGATAGCGAAGCACCGCTTGGAGGGAAGTCGGCAAGGCCCGAGGCCAAACGAGGATCGGGTCGCTGACGCGTTCGAGGAGTCGGGTGGCATGGTAGAAGCCGAAGGGGAAAAAGCAGTGAAGCGTCGCGAGACAGAGCCGATTTTCGCCGCGTTTTTGGAAGGTGAATCTCGACGGTAGCGTGACGGTGGCTTGGGGCAGGATCGCTCCTTTGTAGTGGATCTTGTGGATACGGTGGTCCTCCGGTTCCTTCACGTCCAAGGTCGGGTAGAAGATCGGGAAGATGCGGCTCCGATTGCTGAGGGAGACCTGGATTGGCGTTTCCTCCCCGCAGCGAGCTCGGTCGCTGGGCAGGGAGATGCGTGTATCGAGATTTTTGAGACCGCGTTTGGCGAGCAGCCGGGCGAAGAGGCAGACTGAAAGCAGCAGGCAGGCCAGGATGGCCAGTATGTCGACGCGAACGATGAGGAAGCCGAAAAGGGCCAACCAGCCCAGCTGCCAGACGAATCGTCCAGCGTCGGTTGTCTCCAGCGCGACTTTGGCGGTTGCGGGCACGGCTCAGTCCTTCAGATGCGGGGCGGGTTGGGCGTTGAGGATTTCTTCGATCAGGTGGGCGGCGTTTTGCCAGCCGTACTCGAAATCGTAGCGCTCGCGCAGGCGCAGCCGGTGGGCGAGGCAGGGAACGGCGAATCGGCGGATGTCGTTTGGTTCCACGAAGCTGCGACCGTCGACCAGCGCCGCCGCTTGCAGAGCGGCTTTGAAGGCAAGGGCGCCGCGCGGACTGATGCCCACCTCGATCTGCGGATGCTGACGGGTTCGGGTCACGATGGAGTGGATGTAGTCGTAGATCGACTCCTCCATGAACACTTCGCGCGCTTGGGATTGCAGGTCCGCGATATCGCCCTTTTCCGCGACTGATTGGATTTCCATGTCGTCGTAGTGCAGGGCTCCGTGGCGCAGCATGTCGCGCTCGCTTTGGTCGTCGGGGTATCCCAGCGAAATGCGCATGAGAAAGCGGTCCAGCTGGGCGCTGGGCAGCGGAAAGGTGCTCTCGAAGTCGACCGGGTTTTGGGTGGCGATGACCATGAAGGGCCGATCGATCGGATGCGAGACGCCATCGCTAGTGACCAGCCCGCGCTCCATGGCTTCCAGCAGAGCCGACTGGGCTTTGGGCGAGGCCCGATTGATTTCGTCGGCTAGCACGATGTTGGCGAAGACAGGTCCAGGAAGAAACTCGAACTGGGAGCGATCCTTCTGGTAGACGGATACGCCCACGATGTCGGAGGGAATGATATCCGAGGTGAACTGGACGCGGTTGAAATCGCAGTGGATGGCTCGCGACAGGGCGTAGGCCAAGGTGGTTTTTCCCACCCCTGGCACGTCTTCGATCAGCAGGTGCCCGCCAGCGATGAGGCAGGTCAGGGTGGCGTCGATGGCGGCGGGCTTTCCGTGGATGTGTTCAGCCAGAGCGTCTCGGATGGCGTTGATGCGTTGCTGCGGCATGGCGGTGAGGGCAGGGTGGCTGAAGAAGCGGCCGGAGTCGAGGTCAAGGCGTCCTTCTGCGGTCGGCGGAAGGCCATCTGCCGTGCTGTCCGGCTACTGCAGGGCGGTGAAGAATCGCTCGAAGCGCGGCTGGTACTTGTCGAGAATGTCGAACGACAGGAGCACCGCTCGAGCCTCTCCAATGATTGACTCCCGATCGGCGAATCCGAATGCGCGCGAATCGTGGCTGTTGTCGCGATTGTCGCCCATAATGAAATATTTGCCCTCGGGCACCACGATCTTCGAAAATGAGCGAGCGCGAGCTGGCAGCTCGGGGGTGGCCATCACCGCGTGGGCTCGGTCGGGCAGCTGTTCCTGAGCGAAGGCGGAGCGGCTTTTCAGCGGCTCGGGCATGCTGTGGATCGCTGGATCGGAGAGCGGAGCGTAGGCGATGCTACGCCCGTTTAGAAGCAGCCGGTTTTGTCGCATTTCGATCTCGTCGCCCGGAACGCCGATAACGCGTTTCACGAGGCGCGTTTCGTCTTCCGGAGAAAACAGCACCACGATGTCGCCCCGCTGCGGATCGGCCCAGCGATCGAGCCGCTTAAGGGTCAGGGGGACGCGCAGGTCGTAGGCTAGCTTGTTCACGAACACCAGATCGCCTTCCAAAATGGTGGGGTTCATCGAGCCGCTCGGCACCCAGTTCCAGTCTGCGAAGCTCGATTTGATGGGGATGACGACGAAGAGAATGAAGGCGATGGCGCCGCGCCATTCTCGCCAGTGTCGATGCAGGGCTGATCGAAGTGCGGAACTCATGAGGCGTTAGGGTTGAGCGGTGATGTCGCATTCTACAACCCGGGCCTTGCCGACTTGTTCCCATATAAAAAGAGGCGAGCGGAGGATTCATCCTCCGCTCGCCAAGCGACCCGTCCTCGACGGATCGTTTCCCCTCCTATTTTTTCTCAGAAATCGATTTGCGTTCAGCTGGCTTCGGCGAGCTGCTCCTCGCTCGGCTCCGGCAGGGAAAACTCCTTGCCGAATGCGGCGTGCAGCTTCTTGCGAGCC from Pelagicoccus sp. SDUM812003 includes these protein-coding regions:
- the lepB gene encoding signal peptidase I — protein: MSSALRSALHRHWREWRGAIAFILFVVIPIKSSFADWNWVPSGSMNPTILEGDLVFVNKLAYDLRVPLTLKRLDRWADPQRGDIVVLFSPEDETRLVKRVIGVPGDEIEMRQNRLLLNGRSIAYAPLSDPAIHSMPEPLKSRSAFAQEQLPDRAHAVMATPELPARARSFSKIVVPEGKYFIMGDNRDNSHDSRAFGFADRESIIGEARAVLLSFDILDKYQPRFERFFTALQ
- a CDS encoding DUF58 domain-containing protein, which encodes MPATAKVALETTDAGRFVWQLGWLALFGFLIVRVDILAILACLLLSVCLFARLLAKRGLKNLDTRISLPSDRARCGEETPIQVSLSNRSRIFPIFYPTLDVKEPEDHRIHKIHYKGAILPQATVTLPSRFTFQKRGENRLCLATLHCFFPFGFYHATRLLERVSDPILVWPRALPTSLQAVLRYQPTRKEPQSGQQSRHPDDTDSALIRDYQTGDPRRLINWKLTAKADKPMVIESKAQKEPRFELRFTTARAVWRTDVAFERALSRLVAILPDLLKQRRLIGLAIDDSYFPLSNPADSIKVYDALALAQLSDTAPQPPDEEGQRFLSVLPDPTLGIVIKRLSKDLAHAR
- a CDS encoding AAA family ATPase codes for the protein MPQQRINAIRDALAEHIHGKPAAIDATLTCLIAGGHLLIEDVPGVGKTTLAYALSRAIHCDFNRVQFTSDIIPSDIVGVSVYQKDRSQFEFLPGPVFANIVLADEINRASPKAQSALLEAMERGLVTSDGVSHPIDRPFMVIATQNPVDFESTFPLPSAQLDRFLMRISLGYPDDQSERDMLRHGALHYDDMEIQSVAEKGDIADLQSQAREVFMEESIYDYIHSIVTRTRQHPQIEVGISPRGALAFKAALQAAALVDGRSFVEPNDIRRFAVPCLAHRLRLRERYDFEYGWQNAAHLIEEILNAQPAPHLKD